In the Streptomyces fradiae ATCC 10745 = DSM 40063 genome, GGGCTCCGACGCCATCGTCATCGGCTTCAACGTCCGCGCGGCCGGCCGTGCCGCGCAGATGGCGGAGCGCGAGGGCGTCGACGTCCGGTACTACTCGGTGATCTACCAGGCCATCGAGGAGATCGAGGCGGCCCTCAAGGGCATGCTCAAGCCGGAGTACGAGGAGGTCGAGCTCGGCACCGCGGAGATCCGCGAGGTCTTCCGCTCGTCCAAGCTGGGCAACATCGCCGGTGTCCTCATCCGGTCCGGCGTGGTCAAGCGCAACACCAAGGCGCGCCTCCTGCGCGACGGCAAGGTCGTCGCGGAGAGCCTCAACATCGAGGGTCTGCGCCGCTTCAAGGACGACGTCACCGAGATCCGCGAAGGCTTCGAGGGCGGTATCAACCTCGGCAACTTCAACGACATCAAGGTCGACGACGTCATCGCGACGTACGAGATGCGCGAGAAGCCGCGCGGCTGACCCAGCCGGAGCGACTTCAGGGAGCGGAAGCCGGGGCCGGTCGGCGGAAGGAAATTTCCGTCGATCGGCCCCGGCCGCTGCGTGTACGGTTCGGATGTCCCCGCCGCCAGTGACGGCGGGGCCACCCGAACCCGAACCGGCGGGACATCCGGACCATTCATGTATGTGGGGACGCTGTCCTTCGATCTGCTCCTCGGCGACGTACGGTCGCTCAAGGAGAAGCGCTCCGTCGTCCGGCCGATCGTCGCCGAACTCCAGCGGAAATTCGCGGTGAGTGTGGCGGAGACCGGCAACCAGAACCTCCATCGCAGGGCCGAGATCGGCGTCGCGATGGTCTCCGGGGACGTCGGGCACCTCACCGGGGTACTGGACCGGTGTGAACGCCTCGTCGCCGCCCGGCCCGAGGTGGAGCTGCTGTCCGTACGGCGGCGCCTGCACACCGACGATGAAGAGTGAAAGCAAGACGGAAGAGGAGACGGACCGGTGGCCGACAACGCGCGGGCCCGCAAGCTGGCCGATCGCATCCAGGTCGTGGTCGCGGAGACCCTGGACCGGCGAATCAAGGATCCGCGGCTGGGGTTCGTGACCATCACGGACGCCCGCGTCACCGGCGACCTGCGGGAGGCCACGGTCTTCTACACGGTCTACGGTGACGAGGAGGAGCGCGCGGCGTCCGCCGCCGCGCTGGAGTCCGCCAAGGGCATCCTGCGCTCCGAGGTCGGCAAGCAGACCGGCGTCCGCTTCACGCCGACGCTGACGTTCGTCCCGGACGCCCTGCCCGACAACGCACGCACCATCGAGGACCTCCTCGACAAGGCGCGCGCCAAGGACGCCGAGGTACGCCAGGTGTCCACCGGCAAGACCTACGCGGGCGAAGCGGACCCGTACCGCAAGCCCGGCGACGAGGACGACGCCGAGGCGGACGACGAGGACGGCGCCGGCGCCTGATGAGCAGCACAGCGAACACGCCCCTCCCGGCCGGTGCCGGGAGGGGCCCCCGCGACGGCCTCGTCATCGTCGACAAGCCGGCCGGGTTCACCTCCCACGACGTCGTCGCCAAGATGCGCGGCATCGCCCGCACCCGCCGCGTCGGCCACGCCGGCACGCTCGACCCCATGGCCACGGGCGTCCTCGTCCTCGGCGTGGAGAAGGCCACCAAGCTCCTCGGCCACCTCGCGCTGACGGAGAAGGAGTACCTGGGCACCATCCGCCTCGGCCAGAACACCGTCACCGACGACGCGGAGGGCGAGATCACCTCGTCCACCGACGCGTCCCGCGTCACCCGCGAGGGCGTCGACGCGGCCGTCGCCAAGCTCACCGGCGACATCATGCAGGTCCCGTCGAAGGTCAGCGCCATCAAGATCGACGGGAAGCGGTCCTACGCGCGGGTGCGCGGCGGTGAGGACTTCGACATCCCGGCCCGCCCGGTCACCGTCTCCCAGTTCACCGTGTACGACATGCGCGACGCCGTCGCCGAGGACGGCACCCCCGTCGTCGACCTGGTCGTCTCCGTCGTCTGCTCGTCCGGCACGTACATCCGCGCCCTCGCCCGCGACGTCGGCGCCGACCTGGGCGTCGGCGGCCACCTGACCGCCCTGCGCCGCACCCGCGTCGGCCCCTACAAGCTCGACGCGGCCCGCACCCTGGACCAGCTCCAGGAGCAGCTCACCGTCATGCCCATCGCGGAGGCCGCCGCTGCCGCCTTCCCCCGCTGGGACGTGGACGAGCGGCGAGCGAAGCTGCTGCTCAACGGCGTACGGATCGACATGCCCGCCTACGGGGAGGGCCCCGTCGCCGTCTTCGGCCCCGAGGGCCGCTTCCTGGCCCTCGTCGAGGAGCGCGGGGGCCGGGCCAAGAGCGTCGCCGTCTTCGGCTGACGCGGTCGGGCCCGGCCATGGGGCGGATGGCGGGTGACCGTCGTCCGTGGCCGACGGGGCTGCTCGTCCGTGGGCGATGGGCGCCGGGCGCCAGGCGTCGGGCGCCGGGCGTCGGCGGGAGTCGGACGCCGGGCGTCGGTGGGCGATGAGCGCCGGGCCTCTGTCGGTGACGGAGGCCACGCCGCGCCGAACGGGGCGCTGGGGGCGGCACCGCCCGGCTTGTGCCCGGCTGCCTGTCCGGCCCCTTCCGGCCGGGGACCGGCTGCCTGTCCGGCCCCTTCCGGCCGGGGACCGGCTGTCCGCCCTGCTGCGACCGGCTGATCGCCCGGCCTGCGGCCGGTCGCGGGCGGGGCGGGTACGCGGCGTGCCGATCCGCCGGGCCGCGAGGGCCCGGGGGACGGGAGGGCGGGCGTGCCGGCCGGTCGATCGTGGAGCGGGCCGGTCGCCCGGACCCGCTCCACGATTCCCCTCCGCTTTGTCTCTCTCCGCACAAGAATGCCTATTCACCCGCTTGGACGGGCGCTCGGAGTGAAGGCGGGCTCATTGGGGGGCGCGTGGCCCGGCCGGGTTTCCCGGTCCGATCAGCCCGGACCTAACGTCGACCCATGGGACGACAGGACCGGGCGACGCTGGTGAGCATCTGCGACCAGGCCGGCCGGACACGCGGCACCGGCTTCGTCGCCGACCACCTCGGCACGGTCGTGACCACCCACGAGACCATCGCCGGGCTCGGCCGCATCGTGCTGCGCGCCCCCGACGGCAGTGGGTGCGCGGTCACCTCCGACGCGGTCACCGCACTGCCCGCCGACGCCCTGGCCCTCATCCGAGCCGAGGGCCTCGCCGTGCGCCCCCTGGCCATCGCCACCCGCCCCGCCCCGGACGGGGCGTACGTGCGCGTCCACGCCCTCGGCTGGCGCGAGGCCCGCGTCCTGGCCACCGTCCCCGCCTCGTACGCCGACGGGCGCACCGCCCACCCCGTCGGCGACGTCCTGGCACTGGCCATCGGCACCGAGGGCCGCGAAGCGCTCCAGGGCGGCGACGCCGCGGGCAGCCCCGTCCTCGACGCGGCCACGGGCACGGTCCTGGCCGTCCTCGCCCCGGCCCTGCGCACCGGCCACCCCACCGCGGCGCCGGCCCTGCCCCTCGCGACCGCCGCCGCCCGCGCCCCCGGCGGCCCCCTGGCGCGGCTGCTTGGCCGCAACGCCGCCACCGTCCCCTCCTACGGCCCCGACCTCAACCTCGCGGGCGCCCTCCGACTCGCCGGGCTCACCCATCCGGCGCCCCCCGCCGTGCGCCCCGTCCCGCGCCACCACCTCGACCACCACCTCGCCCTCTTCACGGCGGGCGGCCCCGGCGCCGACCCCCGCCCGCCGGCCGCCCGCCCGGCGGTGTGCGCGCTCGTGGGCGAACCCGGCACGGGACGCACCACCCTGCTGGCCGAGACGGCCCGCCGCCACGGCACGGGCGGCGCCCCCGCCGTGTGGCTGCGCGGTGCGGATCTGCGGGACGGCGACCTCTCCCTCGCGGACGCGGTGGGCCGGGTCCTGGGCCGGGCGGGCAGGGCCGTCGCCGCGGCCGACGGCGACTGGAGCGCCTACCCGGCCGCCCACCCCGCCGCCCTGCGCGACCTGGCCCGGCGGGTCGCCCGGCTCGGCGCCGACGCCGGCCGCCCCCTGCTCGTCCTGCTGGACGGCCCCGAGGAGACGCCGCCCGCGCTCGCCGCCCGGCAGCCCGACTGGACCGCCGACACGCTGCGCTGGCTGCGGCGGCACGGCGCGCGCCTCGCCCTCGCCTGCGGGCCCGCCCACTGGGAGACGGCGGGGCCCCTGTACCCGGCGGGCAGCCTGTACGGGTACGACCCAGCCCCGCACGCCGCCGCACCGGCCGGTGCCGCCTTACCGGTCGGGGACCTGACCCGCGAGGAGGCCGAGCAGGCGCGTGCCCGGTACGGCCTGCCCGCCGGGGCGCTCGCCGCGCCGGACGCCCGGCATCCGCTGGCGCTGCGGCTCCTCGCCGACCTGCGGGCGGCGCTGCCCGGCGCGGTACCCGAGCGCGCCGCGCGGGACGACCTGTTCGCCGCGCACCTGAACCTGCTGTGCCTGCGGGCCGCCCGGCGCGTCGCCGCCGGGTGCCGTCCGGCGCCGGTGGAGGCGGAGCTGAGGGGCCTCGCCGCACGGGTCGCGGGCCGGGTCCACGAGGCGGCGCGGCGCTGCCTGGGGCCGGGCCACGGCGAACTGGACCGGGGGGCGTTCGAGGAGCTGTTCCCGTGGGGCACCGGCTGGGCGTCCGCGGTACTCGCCGAAGGGCTGCTGGTTCCCGCGGGTGCGGGGTACCGGTTCGCGGACGAGGAGTTCGGGGAGTGGCTGCAGGCCGCCCACCTCGACCTGGACGCAGCCCTTGAGGCGTTGGTGCTGGCCCGCCGCGAGGACGCCTCGCCACCGGACCGGCTGCCGTGCGGCGGAGCGGTGAGGGGTGGGTGGCCTGATGGGGCCGGGGTGGCTCGTGGTGGGGTGGGTGCGGGCGGAGCGGTTCCAGGTGGGGCGGCTTCGGCGGGTGGGGCCGGTCCTCGCGGGGCGGCTCACCGTGCGGTGCCGGTGGGCGGAGCCGGTCCCGAGGGTGCGCCCCGCGGGGGCGCCGCGCCGGTGAGTGGGGCGCTCCTCGGCGCGGCGGCCTTCGACGGGGCGGTGTTCGACGGGACGGCTCTTGACGGGTCCGTTCCGGGCGGGGCGCTGGTGGGCGGTGCTGCCCTGGCCGGTGCGGTCCTGGACGGATCGCCCGTCAGGACGGCGCCGTTCGGTGGCGGGGCGTCCGGGGCGGTGCCCGGTGGTGGCGGGGCGTTCCTCGGGGCGGTGCCCGGCGGTGCGGTGGCCGGCGGTGCGGTGGCCGGCGGTGCGGTGGCCGGCGGTGGCGGGGCGCGGGCGGTGGACGGCGGTGGGGGCCGTGCGGTGGCCGGGCGGCCGCCGACGGCGGGGTACGGGCCGGTGCCTGGCGGCTGCGCCGATGGGCGGCGGCCGGGGGAGCGGCCGGTTCCGGGACCGGTCGAGGCGGGTGGGCCCCGTCCGGCTCGGTGGGGCGGGCCCGCGGCGGAGCGCGCTCCCTCGGCCTGGCGGGCGCTGGAGGCGGGGCGGGCCCCTGCGGGCGCCCTCCCCGCGAGCGGTGCGCACACGAGTGCCTCGGGTGCGGGGAGGGCGTCCGGCGTGCCGGGGCGCGGCCTGTCGGGGCACGCCGTCTCGGGGCGCACCGTGCCGGGGCGTGCGGTGCCGGACTTCGCCGTGCCGGACTTCGCCGTGCCGGGGCGCGGAGGCTCCGGTGCCGCCGGGCCGGGCCCCGACGCGGCGGACCTCGCCGTGCCGGACCTCGCCGTGCCGGACCTCCACGGGGCCGGGCTCGGCGGTGGTGACGCGGGTGCGCCGGAGCGGTACACGGATGCGGTGGACGCCCGGCCCGTCGAGACGACCCTCCGGCTCGACCCCCTGCCCGGCGCCTCCACCGCGGAGGGGGCGCGCGAGGACACCGCGCGGTACGCCGCTGCGCCCCCGTCCGGCCGTCCACGGTCCGGGGCGCCCGAGACCGGAGAGCGGGCGGTGCTGCGGGGCCACGTGTTCCCCGCGGGGTCCGCCCCGGTGTCGCGGGGGCCCGCGCCGCAGGGGCCCGCCGCCTCGCCGGGAGCGGGCGCGCCTGTGGCGTACGGGGGCGCGTCCGTGTCTGCCGGGGCCGCCGACCGGCCGGGTGGCCAGGTGACCGACCCGTCCTCCGGCGGCCCGTGGCCCGGCGACCTGTGTCCCGGCGGCCTCGAACCGGTCGGCCGGCCGGTATGGCCGGGCCACACGCCGACGCCCCCGCCCGTGCCGGGGCCCGCCCCCTGCGCGTGCGCGGCGCCCGGCGGCTACGCCCCCGCGGGTCCGGGCGGGTACGCGACGGCACCGGAAAGCGGCGGGGCGCCGTGCCTGTGCGCCGCGCCAGGCAGCACGGCCGGGTGCGCGAGCGGCTGCGCCGCGCCCTGCCGGGACGGGGCGCCCTGCCGGGACGGGGCGCCCTGCCGGGACGGGGCGAACGGCTTCGGGGACCGGGCCGGCGGGGTACCGCCGCATCGCGCGGGCGTGGTCGTACGGGCCCTGCTCATGCTGGAGCGCCGGTACGGCGCCGCTGCCGCCGCCGCACGGCTCGAACGGCTCGCCCGCCATGCCGGCGGCCCCGCCGACGCCGACCGGTGGGCGCGGCGGCTGCTGCGCGGCGCGCTCCTGGGCGCGGCCGACGCCCGGCCGTACGCCGCGGCCCTGCGGACGCTGGCCGCCCGCCTCGCCACCCGGCCCGCCGCCGGCGACCCCGACACGTACGGACCGGACTTCTGGGAGCGGCTGCGGCTCCGCGAGGACGAGCGCCTCGACCTGCTGCGCCGCGTCCTGCCCGCCGACCGCCCCCGCCCCGGCCGGCCCGGCGGCCCGCGCCGCTCCGGCTACCTGGCGGCCGTCGCCCGGCACCTGGCCGCCGACCCGCGCGGCGTGCAGCCGCTGCTGTGCCGGTGGTTCACCGACGAGCGGCCCCTCCCCGCGGAACCCGGCTCCCACGTGCGGCCCACCGTCGCCGGGGTCGCCCAGGCGCTGCTCCACACCCACCGGGACCTCGCCGTCGACGACCTGTGCGAGGCCCTCGTCGCCACCGCCCACCCCCGTGCCGACGAACTGCTCGCCGGCCTGGTCCACGACGACCCCGCCGCCCTGTGCCGCGCCGTCGACCGCTGGGCGCACGACGACGCGCGCCCCGCCCGGCGCGTCGCAGCCGCCGCCTACGGTCCGCTCCTCGCCGCGCACGTCACCGCCGACGCCGACCGCGAGGTGCTCCGCTACGCCGCCCTCGCCCTGCTCGCCCGCCCCGGCGACCGCTCCCTGCACGGCGCCGCCCTCGGCGTCCTCGTCCGCGACCCGCACAGCCGCGCCCGCCACCTGCCCCAGGCCCTCGCCGCCTTCCGGGCCGGTGAGCCGCGGCCCCCGGCCCGCGCCCTCGCCGCCGCGCTCACCACCCACCCCGGCCCCGTCCTCGACGCCTTCCGGGACGGGCTGCGCGACGGCGACCCCGCCACGGCTGCCGACGTCCTCGACGCCCTGGCGGAGGTGCGCGCCCCGGCGCAGGCCCGCCGCGCCACCGCCCTCGTGAGCGAGTACGTCGACCGCCATCCGGAGGGCGCCGCCCTCGCCGCCGCCCACGTGGACCGGCGCCTGGAGCAGGGCCCGGCCGTCAGGACCGCCCTGTTCCCGCTCGTCACCGACCTGCTGCGGGGCCGCCCCGCCGAGGTGCGGGCCGCGCTCGCCCCCGTACTCGGGGCGCCCGGCACGCCCGTGTCGCGTGACACGCGCGCCGAACTCCTCGACGTCCTCCTGCGCCTGGAGCGCGACGAGGCGCCGCACCCGGCCGTGCCGGAGGCGCTGCTGCGGGCGGCCGCCCACGGAGCGGCGGACCGCCCGGAGGGCCGGACCCGTGCGCTCGTCCTGCGGGCCGGGGCGCTGCTGGCCCGCACACCGGGCGGGACGGCGGCCCTCGACCGGTGCCTCGCCGACCTGGGCGCCGAGGTGCCCGCCTTCGCCGGGCTGCTGCGCGCGTGGGCCGCGGCGCGGCAGGCCGGACCCGCCGGGGCCCTCACCGGGGGAGATGCCGGGCGGTTCGCCGGGGACGGTACGGAGGGCGGCGGTACCGGGTCCGGTGCTGCGGAGGGCCGGGCCGGTGACGACGCCGGGTGCGGCGCGGGCGCGGCTGCGCGCGCGGGGGACCGAGGGGACCGGTGAGCGTGGCCGACCGGGCACCGGCCGCTATGCCGATGCGGGGCGAACCAGACCGGCATGGCACCCTTAGACCTGCGTATCGGTCATGACGTACTGACGTACACGGGTTCGGGCGAGGAGCGGTCACAGTGCAGCGCTGGCGAGGCTTGGAGGAGATTCCCCAGGACTGGGGGCGCAGCGTCGTCACCATCGGTTCGTACGACGGCGTCCACCGGGGGCACCAGCTGATCATCGGCCGGGCCGTGGAGCGCGCCCGCGAGCTGGGCGTGCCGGCCGTCGTCGTCACCTTCGACCCGCACCCCTCCGAGGTCGTCCGCCCCGGCAGCCACCCCCCGCTGCTCGCCCCGCACCACCGGCGCGCCGAGCTGATGGGCGAGCTGGGCGTCGACGCGGTGCTGGTCCTGCCGTTCACGGCCGGCTTCTCACAGCTCTCGCCCGCCGACTTCATCGTGAAGGTCCTCGTCGACAAGCTCCGCGCGCGCGTGGTCGTGGAGGGCCCGAACTTCCGCT is a window encoding:
- a CDS encoding DUF503 domain-containing protein, coding for MYVGTLSFDLLLGDVRSLKEKRSVVRPIVAELQRKFAVSVAETGNQNLHRRAEIGVAMVSGDVGHLTGVLDRCERLVAARPEVELLSVRRRLHTDDEE
- the truB gene encoding tRNA pseudouridine(55) synthase TruB, which translates into the protein MSSTANTPLPAGAGRGPRDGLVIVDKPAGFTSHDVVAKMRGIARTRRVGHAGTLDPMATGVLVLGVEKATKLLGHLALTEKEYLGTIRLGQNTVTDDAEGEITSSTDASRVTREGVDAAVAKLTGDIMQVPSKVSAIKIDGKRSYARVRGGEDFDIPARPVTVSQFTVYDMRDAVAEDGTPVVDLVVSVVCSSGTYIRALARDVGADLGVGGHLTALRRTRVGPYKLDAARTLDQLQEQLTVMPIAEAAAAAFPRWDVDERRAKLLLNGVRIDMPAYGEGPVAVFGPEGRFLALVEERGGRAKSVAVFG
- the rbfA gene encoding 30S ribosome-binding factor RbfA, whose amino-acid sequence is MADNARARKLADRIQVVVAETLDRRIKDPRLGFVTITDARVTGDLREATVFYTVYGDEEERAASAAALESAKGILRSEVGKQTGVRFTPTLTFVPDALPDNARTIEDLLDKARAKDAEVRQVSTGKTYAGEADPYRKPGDEDDAEADDEDGAGA